The Virgibacillus phasianinus genome includes a window with the following:
- a CDS encoding (Fe-S)-binding protein: MKVSLFVTCLGELFYQDVAKDVVEVLERLGCEVDLPKGQICCGQPAYNSGYRKDAQKAAKQMIASFEDSEYIVTPSGSCAGMFKEYPGMFKEDKEWQDRAQAVADRTYEFTQFIVNVLGVEDVGAAYTARATYHTSCHMMRLLKEKEAPFKLLENVKGLELLPLENSYDCCGFGGTFAVKMVPISEQMVDEKVRHVEESTADVLIAADGGCLMNIKGRIDRKGKPIEVKHIAQILNSRA; the protein is encoded by the coding sequence ATGAAGGTTTCTTTGTTTGTTACGTGTCTTGGTGAATTGTTTTATCAGGATGTGGCGAAGGATGTGGTTGAGGTTCTGGAGCGGCTTGGTTGTGAGGTTGATTTGCCCAAGGGGCAGATCTGTTGTGGCCAGCCCGCATACAATAGTGGGTATCGCAAGGATGCACAAAAGGCAGCAAAGCAGATGATTGCCAGTTTTGAGGACTCGGAATATATTGTTACTCCGTCGGGGTCCTGTGCAGGAATGTTCAAGGAGTACCCTGGCATGTTTAAAGAGGATAAAGAATGGCAGGACAGAGCCCAGGCTGTTGCCGATAGAACATATGAATTCACTCAGTTTATCGTCAATGTTCTGGGAGTTGAGGATGTTGGTGCAGCATACACAGCGCGTGCCACTTACCACACCTCCTGTCACATGATGCGGTTGCTTAAGGAGAAAGAGGCACCTTTTAAACTGTTGGAAAATGTAAAGGGACTTGAATTGCTTCCGCTGGAAAACAGCTATGATTGCTGTGGCTTTGGAGGTACGTTTGCCGTTAAAATGGTTCCAATTTCGGAGCAGATGGTCGATGAAAAGGTCAGACATGTGGAAGAGTCCACGGCCGATGTTCTGATTGCGGCGGATGGCGGATGTCTAATGAACATTAAGGGTCGGATTGATCGTAAGGGAAAGCCAATTGAAGTGAAACATATTGCTCAAATATTAAATTCACGTGCTTAA
- a CDS encoding LutC/YkgG family protein has translation MAKGTIHNKDVFLNEIAGKLGRERRKDVTLPRWQHQPQWEVYKNDSPDDLLAIFRQSSQAKDAHVVETDRANLAETLQKVVDAYGGESIVATNDDRFAAYGLNDVLDTNHTHRWDTALGAENIEKANAANIGIFFGDIGLAESGTIVQFNDKDIARSVSLLPITYIAIVPKSSIVPRMTQAAHEVHKQVEAGKDIATCINFISGPSNSADIEMDIVVGVHGPVKAVYLVVE, from the coding sequence ATGGCCAAAGGAACGATTCATAATAAGGATGTTTTTTTAAATGAAATCGCCGGAAAGCTTGGACGTGAACGCAGGAAGGATGTTACTCTTCCAAGGTGGCAGCATCAGCCGCAATGGGAGGTCTACAAAAATGATTCCCCTGATGATTTGTTAGCTATTTTTCGGCAAAGCAGTCAAGCCAAAGATGCGCATGTGGTAGAAACAGACCGGGCAAACCTTGCGGAAACACTGCAAAAAGTTGTGGATGCGTATGGTGGCGAGTCTATCGTTGCAACGAACGATGACCGATTTGCTGCATACGGGCTTAACGATGTCCTTGATACGAATCACACACATCGCTGGGATACGGCGCTTGGTGCTGAAAATATTGAAAAAGCGAATGCGGCTAATATCGGCATTTTCTTCGGTGACATCGGTCTTGCTGAGTCAGGTACAATTGTCCAATTCAATGATAAGGATATCGCGCGGTCCGTCAGCCTGCTGCCGATTACCTATATTGCAATCGTGCCAAAATCATCGATTGTACCACGGATGACGCAGGCTGCACATGAAGTTCACAAGCAAGTGGAAGCCGGCAAGGACATTGCAACCTGCATCAATTTCATTTCCGGCCCCAGCAACAGCGCCGACATCGAAATGGACATCGTAGTAGGCGTGCACGGCCCAGTCAAAGCAGTGTATCTAGTAGTTGAGTAG
- a CDS encoding YfcC family protein — protein sequence MAIENRSEMDEQLPRKNRKKFAMPDAYIIMLFIMLLAALATYFLPSGAFDRVEQGDITVVVPDSFHTVAGDPTGILDFFLFIQNGMVETAGIIFLVLIIGGTFAVIESTGAINASIMKAVNKTKNREHLLVIFVGVLLAVGGLTGAISNAVIAFIPIGIILAKALDLDAIAGVAIIKLTAYVGFNTSFMSPFTVLIAQDIAGLPLYSGIIFRCIMTVVVFAGTLAYILWYIKRVKNDPSKSLMGENRFPKGDEKVSKDVQLEFTGKHKLILLFVGLMIVFYIVGALQFSWSLNHMAAIFLIISVGTGIIAKMSPNFVVKEFMGGARNLVYGALIIGLARAIVLVLQNGMILDTIVHWLAVAMEPFSSVFGAIAMFIGNSLFALLVSSGSGNAVVMMPILTPLADIMEVPRQVAVTAYQLSDGFMNSITPASGVLLACLAIGGVPWTKWVKFMIPLIVLWYVLSMIFLAIGVIIGWGPNY from the coding sequence ATGGCTATAGAAAATAGATCTGAAATGGACGAGCAGCTACCGAGAAAGAACAGGAAGAAATTCGCGATGCCGGATGCGTATATTATTATGCTGTTCATTATGCTGCTTGCGGCTCTTGCAACGTATTTCCTGCCATCAGGCGCTTTTGACCGCGTGGAGCAGGGGGACATTACGGTCGTTGTACCAGACAGCTTCCATACTGTCGCAGGTGATCCAACCGGAATTCTCGATTTCTTTCTATTTATCCAAAATGGAATGGTCGAAACGGCCGGAATCATTTTCCTCGTATTAATCATTGGTGGAACATTTGCCGTAATCGAATCGACCGGAGCGATAAATGCTTCCATTATGAAGGCAGTTAATAAAACAAAAAACCGGGAGCATTTGCTCGTCATTTTTGTTGGTGTATTGCTTGCGGTTGGCGGGCTGACTGGTGCGATTTCCAATGCTGTTATTGCTTTCATACCAATTGGAATTATCTTGGCAAAAGCACTGGATTTGGATGCAATTGCCGGCGTTGCGATTATAAAACTAACCGCATATGTCGGGTTTAATACATCATTTATGAGTCCGTTCACGGTCCTTATTGCCCAGGATATCGCGGGACTCCCGTTATATTCCGGAATTATTTTCAGATGCATCATGACAGTTGTGGTATTTGCTGGCACGCTGGCTTATATTCTCTGGTATATTAAGCGCGTGAAAAATGACCCATCCAAGAGTCTTATGGGGGAAAACAGATTTCCAAAAGGTGATGAAAAAGTCAGTAAAGATGTGCAACTTGAATTCACCGGAAAACATAAGCTGATTCTGCTTTTCGTAGGCTTGATGATTGTCTTCTATATCGTTGGCGCATTACAATTCAGCTGGTCACTCAATCACATGGCAGCTATTTTCTTAATCATTTCTGTCGGAACCGGTATTATCGCGAAAATGTCACCAAACTTTGTCGTGAAGGAGTTCATGGGCGGCGCGCGAAATCTCGTCTACGGGGCCTTGATTATCGGACTGGCAAGAGCAATTGTCCTTGTGCTGCAGAACGGGATGATCCTGGATACGATTGTTCACTGGCTGGCAGTCGCAATGGAACCATTCTCCTCTGTATTCGGCGCGATTGCCATGTTTATCGGGAATTCTCTCTTCGCCTTACTTGTATCGTCCGGCAGTGGTAACGCGGTGGTTATGATGCCGATCCTGACCCCACTTGCTGACATCATGGAAGTTCCAAGACAAGTAGCGGTTACAGCTTATCAGTTGTCCGATGGCTTTATGAACAGTATCACACCAGCTTCCGGCGTACTTCTGGCCTGTCTGGCAATAGGCGGAGTACCATGGACCAAATGGGTCAAATTCATGATCCCATTAATCGTCCTCTGGTACGTACTATCCATGATATTCCTAGCCATCGGCGTCATTATCGGCTGGGGACCAAATTACTAG
- a CDS encoding MurR/RpiR family transcriptional regulator encodes MNEFYKKIELAYDDLSKGLKKVATYLLEEPTAFAANTAKKVGESLGVSESMITRFCLTLGYSGYSELQKEVRDYVFNQKRVFEDYSLSSEDDNGRPFHEQVMLHDQFNIQSTSKNISEAQFNEAVTYLTNADEVLISGLRYTFSMAHWLTYALLSIGINARLYRPDLDAHLEFATEQKKHVFVAFSFHAYSIETLMLAKEAKKRGWKIIGITDSGIAPISGYADTLFPVYFSKGSNAETAPIVFSFLNALVSGISIKEPERTRKNKQRMEEKRLKQTFKL; translated from the coding sequence GTGAATGAATTCTACAAAAAAATTGAATTGGCGTATGATGATCTATCAAAGGGATTAAAAAAAGTGGCCACCTATTTACTGGAGGAACCAACCGCATTCGCAGCAAATACTGCTAAGAAGGTTGGCGAGTCGCTTGGCGTTAGCGAGTCGATGATCACCCGTTTTTGCCTGACGCTGGGTTATTCAGGCTACAGTGAACTGCAAAAGGAAGTGCGCGATTACGTGTTTAACCAGAAACGGGTCTTTGAGGATTATTCGTTGTCGAGCGAAGATGATAATGGACGACCATTTCATGAACAAGTCATGCTTCACGATCAGTTCAACATTCAATCGACCTCCAAAAATATCAGTGAAGCACAGTTTAATGAGGCCGTTACGTACCTGACGAATGCAGATGAAGTGCTTATTTCCGGGCTGCGCTACACCTTTTCCATGGCCCATTGGCTCACCTACGCGCTGCTCTCAATCGGTATCAACGCACGGCTGTATCGCCCTGACCTGGATGCACATCTGGAATTTGCCACTGAACAAAAGAAGCACGTGTTTGTCGCCTTCTCGTTTCACGCCTATTCGATTGAAACCCTGATGCTTGCCAAAGAGGCAAAAAAACGTGGCTGGAAGATTATTGGCATTACCGATTCCGGTATCGCACCGATTTCCGGTTATGCCGATACGCTATTTCCGGTTTATTTTTCAAAAGGAAGTAATGCGGAAACTGCACCAATCGTGTTTTCCTTTTTGAATGCACTGGTTTCCGGCATCTCCATTAAGGAGCCGGAACGAACCAGGAAAAATAAACAGAGAATGGAAGAAAAGCGACTTAAGCAAACTTTTAAATTGTAA
- a CDS encoding M20 peptidase aminoacylase family protein, which translates to MATTTIEAKVMEIFEHLHTHPETSWNEVETTEFIKNILIDSGCKVRTFDDCTGVVGEIGDGKPVVGIRADMDALWQEVNGKFQANHSCGHDSHMTMVLGVLLSIKEMESIPNGTIRFIFQPAEEKGNGALKIIEKNVVDDVDYLYGVHLRPIQEVENGMATPALFHGAAKHIDGEIIGEDTHGARPHLGVNAIEVGSELVQKLSHIHIDPMVPHSVKVTKFLAGGESSNIIPGNATFSIDMRAQTNEIIEKLATSVEEAVQSISDYYHVPINLSVESMMASAIVDPEAKDIMADSIKKVLGAENLVAPVTTSGSEDFHFYTLKKDHIKATVLGLGCDLKPGLHHPNMSFDHKMIIPGVKILTNTILSTLEHKGVKE; encoded by the coding sequence ATGGCAACAACTACAATCGAAGCAAAAGTTATGGAGATTTTTGAACACCTGCATACACACCCGGAAACAAGCTGGAATGAGGTGGAAACAACTGAATTCATTAAAAATATATTAATCGACAGCGGCTGCAAAGTACGAACCTTTGACGATTGCACGGGGGTAGTCGGCGAAATTGGTGATGGAAAGCCTGTTGTCGGGATACGCGCAGACATGGATGCGCTTTGGCAGGAAGTCAACGGGAAATTCCAGGCCAATCATTCCTGTGGCCACGACTCACATATGACAATGGTGCTTGGCGTGCTTCTGTCCATTAAAGAAATGGAAAGCATCCCGAATGGCACTATCCGTTTTATTTTTCAACCGGCCGAGGAAAAAGGTAATGGCGCACTTAAAATAATCGAAAAAAATGTTGTGGATGACGTTGATTATTTGTATGGCGTTCACCTTCGTCCCATTCAGGAAGTGGAAAATGGCATGGCCACCCCAGCCCTTTTTCATGGCGCTGCAAAACATATCGACGGCGAAATTATCGGTGAAGATACACACGGCGCACGGCCGCATCTAGGTGTGAACGCCATCGAGGTCGGATCAGAATTAGTTCAAAAGCTGAGTCACATCCACATCGACCCAATGGTGCCGCATTCTGTAAAGGTCACGAAGTTTCTTGCCGGGGGCGAAAGTTCCAATATCATCCCCGGAAATGCAACCTTCAGTATTGATATGCGGGCACAAACCAATGAAATTATTGAAAAGCTGGCCACATCTGTTGAGGAGGCCGTACAATCGATTTCGGATTATTATCATGTACCAATCAATTTATCGGTGGAATCCATGATGGCATCAGCAATTGTCGATCCAGAAGCTAAAGATATCATGGCTGATTCTATCAAAAAAGTACTAGGCGCGGAAAACCTAGTAGCACCAGTCACAACATCAGGAAGTGAAGATTTCCATTTTTACACATTGAAAAAAGACCACATTAAAGCGACAGTCCTTGGTCTAGGCTGTGATTTGAAACCAGGATTGCATCACCCGAACATGTCATTTGATCATAAAATGATTATTCCAGGTGTCAAAATTTTAACAAACACCATTTTGAGCACCTTAGAACACAAGGGAGTGAAGGAATAA
- a CDS encoding M20 family metallopeptidase — MENLYNELDAIYEEIVEIRRYLHENPELSFKEVKTATYIAEYHRNLGHEVRTNVGGNGVLAYLKGSKTGPTVALRADFDALPIQEKTDVPFKSVNDGVMHACGHDGHTAALLGLAKVLNGMKSEIAGTIVFLHQHAEELPPGGAVSMIEDGCLDDVDVIFGTHLQAQMPLGEVGYRSGPLQAAPDRFDIKILGEGGHGAYPHDTKDSILIGGQLINNLQQIVSRRVDPLDAAVVSVCNFEAKNPYNVIADTAEMIGTVRTFKEETRDFIEKEIENVVDATCKLSDADYEYTYTRGYPTLVNHKHETEFVAELAKDVPGVQAVNETPPIMGGEDFAYYLQHVKGTFFFTGAENPEWEKVYPHHHPKFDIDERVLLIAAKVLGKATLQYLHVHADKIPNEAES; from the coding sequence ATGGAAAATTTATATAATGAGTTGGATGCAATCTATGAGGAAATTGTGGAAATCAGAAGGTATCTTCATGAAAATCCGGAGTTGTCGTTTAAGGAAGTCAAAACAGCAACGTATATTGCCGAATATCATCGGAATTTGGGCCATGAGGTAAGGACCAACGTTGGGGGTAACGGGGTTTTGGCTTATCTCAAAGGATCAAAAACTGGCCCAACGGTGGCTTTACGGGCCGATTTTGATGCATTGCCAATCCAGGAGAAAACAGACGTCCCCTTTAAATCGGTGAATGATGGGGTAATGCACGCCTGTGGTCATGACGGGCATACCGCAGCATTGCTGGGGCTTGCGAAAGTACTAAATGGCATGAAATCGGAAATTGCGGGCACGATTGTTTTCCTCCATCAACATGCAGAAGAATTGCCACCAGGTGGGGCTGTATCAATGATAGAAGATGGCTGTCTTGATGATGTCGATGTTATTTTTGGGACACATTTACAGGCGCAGATGCCACTCGGGGAGGTTGGATACCGATCGGGCCCGCTTCAAGCAGCGCCGGATCGATTTGATATTAAGATCCTTGGCGAAGGTGGTCATGGTGCCTATCCGCATGATACGAAGGACAGCATTTTAATTGGTGGACAACTCATCAATAATTTGCAGCAAATCGTGAGCAGGAGGGTCGATCCACTTGATGCAGCTGTTGTATCTGTTTGTAATTTTGAAGCGAAGAATCCGTATAATGTTATTGCTGATACCGCTGAAATGATTGGGACGGTTCGAACTTTCAAGGAAGAAACGCGTGATTTTATCGAAAAAGAGATTGAAAATGTGGTGGATGCGACGTGCAAATTGTCCGATGCCGACTATGAGTACACGTACACCCGTGGCTATCCAACACTGGTTAACCATAAACACGAAACAGAATTCGTTGCTGAGCTTGCGAAGGATGTACCAGGAGTTCAGGCTGTTAACGAGACACCACCGATTATGGGTGGGGAGGATTTTGCGTATTATTTGCAGCATGTGAAAGGGACCTTTTTCTTTACAGGTGCAGAAAATCCGGAATGGGAAAAAGTATACCCGCACCATCATCCGAAATTTGACATTGATGAGCGGGTATTATTGATAGCAGCAAAAGTTCTTGGTAAGGCAACGCTACAGTATTTGCACGTTCATGCTGACAAAATTCCGAATGAAGCGGAATCATGA
- a CDS encoding L-lactate permease gives MLLLVALSAIIAPFIFLVIFRMTALKGMFFSAVIVIALALLVWGMEGDIVLASVFQGIHKALTILLILFGAIVLLNTLKHTGAVDRINQGFQNISGDMRVQVVIVAFLFGSLIEGAAGFGTPAAVTGPLMVALGFNPMAAAVLALVADSSAVSYGAVGTPIQVGLSNIPGAGPELFHDVGVHIATIDLIAGTFIPFVLIVILTFFFGKGKGIKDAFPLLPWALVVGITYTASSLLFAVLFGPGFVAILASLTGLVVAAWTAKKGWLLPKTEWKDALQDGHELKVEKSKMGLITAWSPYVVVVGLLLITRIIPQIKEFTLTAIDFTWNNILGVEGITSKWEILYSPGTVLIIAALLAILIQRKSFTNFAKASKESLLSIKNAGLALISTLALVQVFTNSGMNVEDLVSMPQYIAQALAGTFGSMWIFVAPFLGELGAFITGSDTVSTLTFSPIQYSIADQTGIDTNIVLALQVIGGAAGNMICVHNVVAASAVVGLSGEEGSIIRKTLIPALLYGLLAGIGGFILLTFI, from the coding sequence ATGTTATTACTTGTAGCATTGAGCGCTATCATTGCACCGTTTATTTTTTTAGTGATTTTCAGGATGACGGCGTTAAAGGGAATGTTTTTTAGCGCAGTTATTGTCATTGCACTGGCGCTTTTAGTTTGGGGGATGGAAGGCGATATTGTACTGGCATCTGTTTTCCAAGGTATCCATAAGGCGTTGACCATTCTATTAATCTTGTTTGGGGCAATTGTCCTGTTGAATACACTTAAACATACTGGGGCGGTTGATCGTATCAACCAGGGATTTCAAAATATCTCAGGTGATATGCGCGTCCAGGTTGTGATTGTGGCATTTTTATTCGGTTCTTTGATAGAAGGGGCTGCTGGTTTTGGAACGCCTGCTGCTGTAACGGGTCCACTGATGGTCGCACTTGGATTCAATCCAATGGCTGCCGCAGTCCTTGCTTTAGTTGCCGATAGTTCTGCTGTTTCCTATGGAGCAGTCGGGACGCCAATTCAGGTAGGGCTGAGTAATATTCCAGGTGCTGGACCAGAACTATTCCATGATGTTGGTGTACATATAGCAACAATTGATTTGATTGCGGGTACATTCATTCCGTTCGTGCTCATCGTTATCCTGACGTTTTTTTTCGGAAAAGGGAAAGGAATAAAGGATGCATTTCCATTGTTGCCATGGGCTTTAGTAGTCGGAATTACATATACCGCGTCGTCTCTTCTTTTTGCCGTATTATTTGGACCTGGTTTTGTTGCTATTTTGGCATCTCTAACAGGGCTTGTCGTTGCTGCATGGACGGCAAAAAAAGGATGGCTATTGCCGAAAACAGAGTGGAAAGATGCTTTACAAGACGGTCACGAGTTAAAAGTGGAAAAGTCAAAAATGGGGCTGATAACGGCATGGTCGCCATACGTTGTAGTAGTTGGGCTTTTATTGATTACACGGATCATTCCGCAGATAAAAGAGTTCACCTTGACGGCTATTGATTTTACTTGGAATAATATCCTCGGGGTGGAAGGGATTACTTCAAAATGGGAGATTTTATATTCGCCAGGTACCGTATTAATTATTGCAGCACTACTGGCAATCCTTATTCAGCGTAAGTCTTTTACCAATTTTGCGAAAGCGTCGAAGGAGTCACTGCTTTCAATTAAAAATGCTGGTTTGGCATTAATATCTACACTTGCCTTGGTGCAGGTGTTCACCAATTCCGGTATGAATGTGGAAGATCTTGTAAGCATGCCGCAGTATATTGCACAGGCGCTTGCGGGCACATTCGGTTCAATGTGGATTTTTGTTGCACCGTTTTTAGGCGAGCTTGGGGCATTCATAACGGGAAGTGATACGGTGTCGACCCTGACATTTTCGCCGATTCAATATAGTATCGCGGATCAGACGGGGATTGATACGAACATTGTCCTGGCCCTGCAAGTTATCGGTGGTGCTGCCGGTAATATGATTTGTGTTCATAATGTTGTCGCAGCATCCGCAGTCGTTGGATTGTCTGGAGAAGAAGGATCCATCATTCGAAAAACATTAATCCCAGCACTGCTATACGGATTATTAGCCGGAATTGGAGGATTTATCCTACTGACATTTATCTAG
- a CDS encoding FadR/GntR family transcriptional regulator — protein MGYKPIKARKIYEEVTDSLLEMLRTGQFEPGDKLDSVEQLAKNFSVGRSAIREALSGLRAMGLVEMRQGEGTFITLFDPSKFSLPVATALLMKREDIKELSEVRKILEVGAAGSASMNHYAEDLLPMKQALQAMQDANGEGEVGEKADLDFHLAIANATHNQMLINLMSSVSDIMVESMRETRRLLLYSEEGMTTLYKEHQLIFDAIQSGQSEKAQKHMLDHLLGVEGVLSEYLDYTNE, from the coding sequence GTGGGTTATAAACCGATTAAGGCTAGAAAAATATATGAAGAAGTAACAGATTCGCTTTTGGAAATGCTCCGGACCGGCCAATTTGAACCGGGGGATAAATTAGATTCTGTTGAACAATTGGCTAAAAACTTTAGTGTGGGTCGCTCAGCAATTAGAGAAGCCCTAAGCGGATTGCGGGCAATGGGACTGGTCGAGATGCGGCAGGGTGAAGGAACATTTATCACCTTATTTGATCCATCCAAGTTCTCCCTGCCAGTAGCCACAGCGCTTTTAATGAAACGGGAAGATATCAAGGAATTGTCGGAAGTGCGTAAAATACTCGAAGTAGGTGCGGCTGGATCAGCCAGCATGAACCACTATGCCGAAGATTTGCTGCCAATGAAACAGGCGTTACAAGCCATGCAGGATGCTAATGGAGAAGGCGAGGTCGGCGAGAAAGCGGATTTGGATTTTCATTTAGCAATTGCCAATGCGACACATAACCAGATGTTAATTAATCTAATGAGCAGTGTCTCAGATATTATGGTCGAATCGATGCGGGAAACGAGAAGACTATTATTGTATTCAGAAGAAGGGATGACCACTTTATACAAGGAGCATCAGCTGATTTTTGATGCGATACAATCAGGACAATCTGAGAAAGCGCAAAAACATATGCTTGACCATCTGCTTGGAGTGGAAGGCGTACTATCCGAATACTTGGACTATACAAATGAATAA
- a CDS encoding LutB/LldF family L-lactate oxidation iron-sulfur protein translates to MAMKIGEKPFFDRVDDALENDFMRNAMASAQDRLRDKKLDATERDDEIGDWEEWRSAGEEIRRHTLENLDYYLDQLSENFAAKGGHVYFAKTAEDANRYIQEVARKKDAKHVTKSKSMVTEEIGLNEALEDVGCHVHETDLAEYILQVDDTDRPSHIVVPSLHKNKEQIRDTFKSKAGYTGTEEPSELTAFARSQLRDVFLEADIGITGCNFAVAESGSISLATNEGNANMVTSYPDTQITVMGMERLVPTWDELDVLINLLSRSAVGQKITTYVTNLTPGVEEDCVDAPKEFHLVILDAGRSNALGTEFQSALHCIRCAACVNVCPVYRQIGGHAYGSIYQGPIGAVLSPILGGYEEYGELPYASSLCAACTEACPVKIPLHEQLIRHRENYVAEQGKPKAGEKLSMKAFGIGASTPSLFQIAVKGAPTFLKPFVKDGSISNGPGPMKPWTAIREFPAPGKDNFRSWFKEHKRGRK, encoded by the coding sequence ATGGCAATGAAAATTGGAGAGAAGCCATTTTTTGACAGGGTAGATGATGCCTTGGAAAATGACTTTATGCGAAACGCGATGGCTTCCGCTCAAGATAGGTTACGTGATAAGAAACTGGATGCGACCGAACGGGACGACGAGATTGGTGATTGGGAAGAATGGCGCAGTGCCGGGGAAGAAATTCGTCGGCATACGTTAGAAAACCTTGATTACTATTTGGATCAATTAAGTGAGAATTTTGCCGCGAAAGGCGGACATGTATATTTTGCCAAAACGGCTGAGGATGCTAACCGCTATATTCAGGAAGTAGCAAGGAAAAAAGATGCGAAACATGTGACGAAATCGAAGTCGATGGTTACCGAGGAAATTGGCCTGAATGAGGCACTTGAAGATGTTGGCTGTCACGTCCATGAGACCGATCTTGCGGAATATATATTGCAGGTGGATGATACCGATCGGCCTTCCCATATCGTCGTTCCCTCACTGCATAAAAATAAAGAACAGATTCGCGACACTTTTAAATCGAAAGCGGGCTACACTGGGACAGAGGAGCCGAGTGAGCTGACAGCCTTTGCCAGAAGTCAGCTGCGTGATGTATTTCTTGAGGCCGATATCGGGATTACCGGGTGTAACTTCGCCGTTGCTGAGTCCGGATCGATTTCACTGGCCACGAACGAAGGGAATGCGAATATGGTTACTTCCTACCCGGATACGCAGATTACCGTGATGGGGATGGAGCGGCTTGTGCCGACATGGGACGAACTTGACGTTTTAATCAATTTGCTGAGCAGAAGTGCCGTCGGACAAAAAATTACCACGTATGTGACCAACTTAACTCCAGGCGTGGAAGAAGATTGTGTGGATGCGCCGAAAGAATTTCACCTCGTGATTCTGGATGCGGGTCGTTCGAATGCATTAGGGACTGAATTTCAATCAGCGCTTCATTGCATCCGGTGCGCAGCCTGTGTGAATGTTTGTCCGGTTTACCGACAAATTGGCGGGCATGCCTATGGTTCGATTTATCAAGGGCCAATTGGAGCGGTGCTGTCACCGATTCTGGGTGGTTATGAGGAATACGGGGAACTGCCATATGCATCCAGTCTTTGTGCAGCTTGTACTGAAGCCTGTCCGGTAAAAATTCCGCTTCATGAGCAATTGATCAGACACCGGGAAAATTATGTCGCCGAGCAGGGCAAACCGAAAGCTGGCGAAAAGCTGTCCATGAAAGCATTTGGCATTGGGGCAAGCACCCCTTCCCTATTTCAAATAGCTGTTAAAGGTGCGCCAACGTTTTTAAAGCCATTCGTAAAAGATGGAAGTATTTCAAATGGACCTGGACCAATGAAGCCATGGACCGCCATCCGCGAATTTCCAGCACCGGGCAAGGATAACTTCAGAAGCTGGTTTAAGGAACATAAAAGGGGGAGGAAGTAA
- a CDS encoding DUF3100 domain-containing protein gives MAEQALNLWKDWRLHVVVFAIVIVTEFIGTHEISIGPGVILLLPMLYAVIIGIGLFFTPLIKKKQSINAEPLVFISVTLLIAKFGVQAGPALPQLIDAGFALVFQELGNLGTIFLALPIALLLGLKRETIGMTHSIGREPNLALITDKYGLSSPEGRGVMAIYIFGTVFGSIFMGLASGFLATITPLHPYSFAMATGIGSGSMTAASLGPLVAAFPEKAATITAFSGASNLLTSVTGLYASIFIGLPLAEKLYTVFTKKKEKRVEKNSKVV, from the coding sequence ATGGCTGAACAGGCACTTAATTTATGGAAAGATTGGCGGTTGCATGTAGTCGTGTTTGCGATTGTTATCGTCACTGAATTTATTGGAACACATGAGATTTCAATTGGCCCAGGTGTCATTCTGTTGCTGCCAATGCTGTATGCGGTAATCATTGGAATCGGCCTATTTTTTACTCCGCTGATTAAGAAAAAGCAATCAATCAACGCGGAACCACTTGTTTTCATTTCCGTGACATTGCTGATAGCAAAGTTTGGTGTACAGGCAGGACCGGCGTTACCGCAGCTAATTGACGCGGGATTTGCATTGGTATTCCAGGAACTAGGGAATCTAGGCACTATCTTTTTAGCACTGCCAATCGCACTTTTGCTTGGCTTAAAACGGGAAACAATCGGGATGACCCACTCTATCGGCAGGGAGCCGAATTTGGCATTAATTACGGATAAATATGGCTTGTCTTCACCGGAAGGGCGCGGCGTGATGGCAATCTATATATTTGGAACCGTTTTTGGATCGATATTCATGGGACTTGCTTCAGGGTTTTTGGCAACCATTACACCGCTCCATCCATATTCATTTGCTATGGCAACAGGAATCGGCAGCGGCAGTATGACAGCTGCTTCTCTCGGGCCACTCGTTGCCGCTTTTCCTGAAAAGGCAGCCACCATCACAGCCTTTTCAGGAGCAAGTAATCTGCTAACGTCGGTTACAGGATTGTACGCGAGTATCTTCATTGGACTGCCTTTAGCGGAAAAGCTCTATACAGTTTTTACCAAAAAGAAAGAGAAGCGTGTTGAAAAAAATTCAAAGGTGGTGTAA